The genome window CCCCCCGTGTCAAGCTTTCGAAGGTCTAGTAACAATTAATTTTATGTTAGGATTTATGCGAACAAATGCCCGCAAATTGGAACAAGGTTATTAACTAATTGATTTGTTGAGATAAATATTAAAAGACCATAGATCTATGCGTAAATAAAAATTTCTCAGGTAAAGCGACTTCTCTATGAAGCATCATCCGGCGTAATAATCCCGAGCTTGTCCATTTTATACTTGAGAATACGTCGACTAATGCCCAGTATCTCCGCAGCACGAGTTTGAATAAAATCACTTTTTTGTAGCGCCTTGACAATTAAATCACGCTCAAACTTAGCCTCAGCCTCTTCAAAGCCAATACGCCCTTCAAGGACCTGCTGATTGATATCGTGATGCACTTCATGCGCTAGAAAGCGGCTCGGTAAATCCGTCACATGAACTTCCGCCTGAGTTGAAAGTGCCAAAAGACTCTCCACCATATTTTCCAATTCTCGCACATTCCCCGGCCAGGGATATGCTTTAAGTGCGTTTAAAGCCTCGCTTGTTAAGTTCAAACTTTTATTGGGGTAATGTTTCGAAAATTTTTGCACAAAATACTCAAATAAATTGGCAATATCTTCGGGATGACTTCTCAGCGTTGGTGCCTGAATCGGCACAACATTAATTCGATAGAATAAATCCTCGCGAAATTTCCCTTGGGCAATATTTTTTTCTAGATCGGAATTTGTTGCAGCAATGACACGAACATTTACTTTAGTCGGTTTGGAGCTGCCTACTCTGTAAAATTCTTGCTCCTGGAGGAAGCGTAACATTTTTACCTGAACTTGCATTCTCAGTTCTCCGATTTCGTCGAGAAATAACGTGCCGCCGTTTGCAAGCTCAAAATGTCCCAAGCGCTTTTCTCCTGCATGGGTAAAAGCACCCTTCTCATGACCAAAAAGTTCTGACTCGATTAGTGTTTCTGGGATTGCTGCACAGTTAATTGCAACAAAAGGCTGGTTAGCACGCGGGCTCCTGCGATGAATTTCTTGCGCAATTAGCTCCTTCCCTGAACCAGATTCCCCGGTAATCAATACTGTAACATCATGTGCTGAAACCTGATTGATGCGTTGATAGAGCGACTGGATTGCTTGACTCTGCCCGACAATGCCCGGTCCTGCTTCGGCTGCATTTACACGCGTATGGGACAAAGCAGTTTGCTGCGCAGACCCTTCGGCCAGAGCAAAGTGGCTTTTGGTTAAAGTTTGATCAATTAAAGTCAGTAATTCATCAACATCAAAAGGCTTATTCAAATAGTCAATTGCGCCGCACTTCATCGCCTCAACCGCAGTCTTAACTGTGCGGTTAGCGCTTAACATAATTACTGGTAGACGCGGATGTAGCTCTTTGACCTTACCCAGTAGTTCAACACCGTTAATCCCGGGCATAACTACATCCATCAACACTAAATCTGGAACGTTAAGAGAGTTTTGATTGAAATAGTCGAGCACCTCTTCCCCGCTAGTTTTTTCGACGACTTTGAAATTGCGGCTGAGGATTAACTTGAGGGACTCCCGAATTGTCGGCTCATCATCAACTATCAAAATGTTTTTTCGTTCTGCTGGAACTGTCATAGACCTGGCAATAAATCCTAACGCGGCTCTAGGGTTAAGATGCTCTGCCAGGTAAATTCGCTGCAAAATAAATAGGTTAGCCCTTTTGCCTCTAATGAAATCAATAGTTTAGCGATTTTTATTTAAGTTTTTTACTAGATTCTGCCGAAATTAACCTCCATGACAGATGCAACTTCTAACGAG of bacterium contains these proteins:
- a CDS encoding sigma-54-dependent Fis family transcriptional regulator; the encoded protein is MTVPAERKNILIVDDEPTIRESLKLILSRNFKVVEKTSGEEVLDYFNQNSLNVPDLVLMDVVMPGINGVELLGKVKELHPRLPVIMLSANRTVKTAVEAMKCGAIDYLNKPFDVDELLTLIDQTLTKSHFALAEGSAQQTALSHTRVNAAEAGPGIVGQSQAIQSLYQRINQVSAHDVTVLITGESGSGKELIAQEIHRRSPRANQPFVAINCAAIPETLIESELFGHEKGAFTHAGEKRLGHFELANGGTLFLDEIGELRMQVQVKMLRFLQEQEFYRVGSSKPTKVNVRVIAATNSDLEKNIAQGKFREDLFYRINVVPIQAPTLRSHPEDIANLFEYFVQKFSKHYPNKSLNLTSEALNALKAYPWPGNVRELENMVESLLALSTQAEVHVTDLPSRFLAHEVHHDINQQVLEGRIGFEEAEAKFERDLIVKALQKSDFIQTRAAEILGISRRILKYKMDKLGIITPDDAS